A stretch of the Rosa rugosa chromosome 5, drRosRugo1.1, whole genome shotgun sequence genome encodes the following:
- the LOC133709952 gene encoding multiple organellar RNA editing factor 3, mitochondrial codes for MAYSASRRTLASALTRTLTSTSTRSNPSFSSRSRFAFALLNNQQPQLVPDPVHLPTRSKHSGSGYSPLNDATPNWNNRPPKETILLDGCDYEHWLIILEFNDPKPSEEEMINSYVKTLASVVGSEEEAKKKIYSVSTSTYTGFGALISEELSLKVKELPGVLWVLPDSYLDVPNKDYGGDLYIDGKVIPRPQYRYTERQNNSRNRPRPRHDRRRETMQVERRQPVQRQNMVQDQRGPVQQPSQEEFNKRDV; via the exons ATGGCGTACTCCGCCTCCCGGCGCACATTAGCCTCCGCCCTCACGCGAACCCTAACCTCAACTTCCACTCGTTCAAACCCCTCGTTCTCTTCCCGCTCTCGCTTCGCCTTCGCTCTTCTCAACAACCAACAACCCCAGCTCGTTCCCGACCCGGTTCACCTCCCGACCCGCTCCAAGCATTCCGGGTCGGGTTACTCGCCCCTCAACGACGCCACTCCCAACTGGAACAACCGCCCGCCCAAGGAGACCATCCTCCTCGACGGCTGCGACTACGAGCACTGGCTCATCATCCTCGAGTTCAACGACCCAAAGCCCTCGGAGGAGGAGATGATCAACAGCTACGTCAAAACCCTAGCTTCGGTCGTcggaag TGAGGAGGAGGCCAAGAAGAAGATATACTCGGTTTCGACGTCGACGTATACTGGATTTGGGGCTTTGATTTCTGAAGAGCTTTCTCTCAAGGTTAAAG AGCTGCCGGGTGTTCTCTGGGTTTTGCCGGATTCGTACCTTGATGTGCCCAACAAAGATTATGGAG GGGATCTATATATCGATGGGAAAGTCATCCCTAGGCCCCAGTATAGGTACACTGAGAGGCAAAACAACAGTCGAAACAGGCCTCGCCCACGACATGATAGGCGCCGGGAAACAATGCAAGTTGAAAGAAGACAGCCGGTGCAAAGACAGAACATGGTTCAGGATCAGAGAGGGCCTGTGCAGCAACCATCTCAAGAAGAGTTCAACAAAAGGGATGTTTAA
- the LOC133709395 gene encoding uncharacterized protein LOC133709395, which yields MNSNFDFDLGLGSNRPRSLNDQKNKTSSFSTAPQPSKPAWQPNKTTSWTHQPAPAQPPLNGPTSMVGDIFGKSWASTGSSVSATPIGVVNKNPNLFGDLVSSAMGGKVNSSSNVPLKNATPASNMSSFSMGNVADSLPKTTAGTSSVQSGINWGGSASSGGFSSGFNNSSKISSGVNANTTKSPSLGGPSLRNMGSAGGVGVGGGSGIGSKKDPFGSLVDLASKPSGGINTASKGSNKSSVADDPFGDFQNAPKPSTTTAASASPASGFSSNGNSFMGSDSFSGFGDFGTPAKQNPVQSTSSDPLDMFFPTSSASGAGIAAASNGVGVQQSSGIDDWGTEFGGGVDDMGGSTTELEGLPPPPAGVSASAAKSKGMDNYKQGQYPDAIKWLSWAVVLLEKAADRSALSDVLSSRASCYKEVGEYKKAVADCTKVLEQDDVNVSVLVQRALLYEGMEKYKLGAEDLRSVLKIDPGNRVARGTIHRLTQLAD from the exons ATGAATTCCAACTTCGATTTCGATCTGGGTCTCGGATCCAACCGACCCAGATCCCTCAACGACCAAAAGAACAAAACTTCCTCCTTCTCCACCGCCCCGCAGCCGTCCAAACCCGCCTGGCAGCCCAACAAGACCACCTCATGGACCCACCAGCCCGCTCCGGCCCAGCCGCCTCTCAACGGCCCGACTTCCATGGTCGGAGATATCTTCGGCAAGAGTTGGGCCTCCACCGGCTCATCGGTTTCGGCCACTCCGATTGGGGTCGTCAACAAGAACCCCAATCTGTTCGGCGATTTGGTCAGCTCTGCTATGGGCGGTAAGGTTAATAGTAGCAGCAATGTTCCTTTAAAGAATGCAACTCCTGCTTCGAATATGAGCTCGTTTTCGATGGGGAATGTGGCTGATTCGTTGCCCAAAACCACCGCCGGTACTAGTTCTGTCCAGAGTGGTATAAATTGGGGTGGTTCTGCAAGTTCTGGGGGTTTCTCTAGTGGGTTTAATAATAGTAGTAAGATCAGTAGTGGGGTTAATGCTAATACTACTAAGAGTCCGAGCCTCGGAGGCCCGTCGCTGCGAAATATGGGCAGTGCTggtggtgttggtgttggtggAGGTAGTGGAATTGGTTCTAAGAAAGACCCATTTGGTTCTTTGGTTGATCTTGCATCGAAACCATCGGGTGGGATTAACACGGCGAGTAAAGGCAGCAATAAGAGTAGTGTTGCTGATGATCCATTTGGGGATTTTCAGAATGCTCCAAAACCAAGTACCACTACTGCGGCATCTGCATCTCCCGCTAGCGGCTTCTCCTCAAATGGTAACAGTTTTATGGGGTCGGATTCATTTTCGGGCTTTGGTGATTTTGGGACCCCGGCTAAGCAGAATCCTGTTCAGTCTACTAGCAGTGATCCGCTTGACATGTTCTTTCCCACATCCTCGGCTTCTGGGGCTGGTATTGCAGCAGCGAGTAATGGAGTTGGAGTACAGCAATCCTCTGGAATTGATGATTGGGGGACGGAGTTTGGAGGTGGAGTAGATGATATGGGTGGTTCCACAACTGAGCTTGAGGGCCTTCCACCTCCTCCAGCTGGGGTATCTGCTTCTGCAGCAAAGAGTAAGGGAATGGATAATTACAAGCAAGGGCAGTATCCAGATGCTATTAAGTGGCTATCTTGGGCTGTAGTGCTTCTTGAGAAAGCAGCTGATAGGTCTGCCCTTTCAGACGTATTGTCGAGCAGAGCTTCATGTTACAAAGAAGTAGGAGAGTACAAGAAAGCGGTGGCAGACTGCACAAAG GTTCTAGAACAAGATGATGTAAATGTATCTGTTCTCGTACAGCGTGCACTCTTGTATGAAGGTATGGAAAAGTACAAACTTGGAGCAGAAGATTTGAGGAGTGTTCTGAAGATTGATCCTGGTAACAGGGTTGCAAGAGGCACCATTCACCGCCTGACACAGTTGGCAGACTAG